In Pleurodeles waltl isolate 20211129_DDA chromosome 5, aPleWal1.hap1.20221129, whole genome shotgun sequence, the DNA window tgcctgtgtGAGTCTAGCAAGGTACCCTTGCAGCACAAAATGCTATGCTTAAACTAactttacgtttttttgtgcttcgtatgtgtgctgtacagttcaTCACACAAGCAAAgttagaaaagaagagagaaacaaCAGCATTTCCCCCTCAATAGTGCATATGTCAAAAGAGCTTTGTTTTCTGTTACAATATCCTGTCTAGTTTTTTTTAGTAGATAGTATTTTGCATCAAAAGCCCATCCCTTTGAAGAaaagttttatgttggaaagtacaTTTTAAATTAACATCGTGCACCAATttgatcacatttgtgatggaaactCACTGCAAAATGTTAGTCCAGATACTCCTTagactctgaaatggaagtcagcaGACTGAGGCAATGAGGACTCTTTGAGGCCTAGGATACTTTTTCCACAAGGTCCTGCTGAATCGGTTTTGCTACTACAGGTAAGTTTTCAGAGGGCGAAACCCGAATCTTTAGCCCAGCAGCAACAAACCTTAGTTGGATCAGTTTGGCAGGTTTGTCCATGCCTTTCCGGAGGTCTTTAGGGCCAGACTGGTTTTAGGTTGCAGGTTTCTCAGGATGTAGTAGGAGAACACATTGACACAGCCCAGGGTTCCAGGACCTCAGTTCTAAGGAATGAAGACTAACTCTGGCAGAAGACAAAGTAGGGTCCacagcaggtccagttggaactggtcagcaggAATGTTGTAGGAAAGGTGTCTTGTAGGTTATTGTGACCCTTTAGCTTGAACGGGTCACACACAACCTTTTGGTCCTTGGAGTCACCTTCTTTGTCCTgcgtacaagagggagagcaggtcctGTCCTTTAGGGCTCTTCTCAGGTTCAGTACGCTTCTGATGTTCCACAGGTCCACTAATATTCTGAGGAGGATACTGGATGCCTCATTTGTGCCAGGCATGAGCCTGTGGCAGGGGAGCCTCCTGGCTACTCCCTACTCAATGAGATAAAACTTTCCAGGGGTAACAATACCCACTTGTGCAGCATTTTCTGTGTGCCATCTGTCAAACAATCCACAGTGCCTCTCTCTGCctaaatctaagatggcaaaaccattCTACGTTGCCTGCCCTAACATGTGTGCTCACCACAGAGGTGTGGCCAgaaaaatgagcaacccctcctctttGGTCACTTCAAACCAATTTTGGAGAAGCTCCCTCTCCATTATCATTGGAGCCTGGCTGACTGGTGGAACAAAAGAGGGGCCTGTGACAGGGAGGCCCCTTTGATGTTAAGTTTTTGGGCACAGCCAAAATGCTCATCCAGCCAGAAGAATTGAAACAGCTCCATATACCTTAGCCTTTCTcgcctgctctgggagcagttttcacacctcactcAAGGTTAAGAACCCACAGCTGCGGTTGGAGGCTAATGTAAAATATCATTATCCAGAGGCTTCATCAATAAAttgagcttttaataaatattgcaAAATGGTCAATAAAAACATTTGTGGCTGTTTTCTAGATCGACATAACATCATTGAATTTAGTAATGCACCCCAGTGCTTTCCTTGCTACAGCGAAACCGGCAGTTGAGGAGTTGAGGCTTTTTCTTTTTAAGggcatgttaacattacatttctacatgtcctacttttaattacaatgcatcctgccttTTGAGTTGTAAGCcctacttaggagtgacttattatTTAAAAAGAAGGATTTCACCTGTCAAAGGCAGGTTAAATTGCAGTTCAAGAGCTGCTTTAGTCAAGTTACATTAGTAGGTCTGACGCCATGAAGCCATGTTTTAAACTATCACAGTAGCAGATGGCACAATAGGTACACTTGGGAAATTACATTTATaggtcctgggtacactttgtactatatactagggcCATCTAGGTCAGTTAAATATGTAAATCAAGTGTACACCAAATTCATCATGCTGAAagagggagcacagacactttatcactggttagcaggggaaaCGTGCCTGTGGTAAAGTACATCCAGCCAGCAAAAAtagttggcacaaaagcagtcaggagtaacttagaggcaatttgtaaactaTGCATGCACCTCTTAAACTGTAaaaaactggagatatgattttttaaagtttaaagtgcaaaatagcaccaaaaagaacaaggcaccaaccacgagtatctggtcatgcaagactggggcaaagtcagaaCTTAAGGCCAAATGCAATACAGTGCCGTTTGGCTGCACAAAGTGGACCAGGCCTGGCCTCGACTTACCTTTAGACATAGATGAAATGTTGTAGAAAAATGTCTCAGAAGTGTCATAGTCGGGGAGCTGCTGTATGAACTCATGGTGaagatttttactttcggactcAGTCTTTTTTTCAAAAGTCAAAGGTCTCCTGTTGGACAAAACTGCAGGCTGTACCTGATGAGATTTCCATGAGGCCAAATGCCCCGTCTACGAGGAGCTGTTGAACAGGATTTTGTGCTGTGGAGATGAACACTGCTGGAGgctactgcaaagtcaggctgacctgCAATACATCTCAGTCTGATCAGCTAGcacattggtcccagtctcctcttggttctcagaccACTCTTAGACAAAACATTGGTCCCAGACACCTCTTGGTTCTCAGACCAGTGTTAGACTGAACATTTTCTAAGTCGAAAGTTTGATTTTTGGCTGGCTAGGCACATTGAGCaacacttccaagggtcctggaTGAACACAACTTGGAGGATCAGGACTCATTCAGGTGGGTTCAAGGTACACTTTAAAAGTTACTGGAACCTTTTGTGTCCCTAtaactcagaacaggaggcagcAAAACTCTCTTGAATTCCTGGTTCAAGCACAGGCGCATGTCTCAAGCAGCAGAGTAGTCCTCTGGGGGCACAAAGCAGGCTtcaggaagcagggcagtcctctttgtGCAGAAGGGCAGTCCCTTGACATATACAGTAggccacaggcagcacaacagtcctctgggagtcctctgcaggtccagaaatAAAATGAAGAATGGGCCTGACGGTTCTGTctttatacctggtaccagcttCGAAGTGGAAGACACTTCCAGAGATTTCCTCTAACAGATGCTGttgaaatttcctgcctccatGCCCTGACTCCGCTGAATCTAGGgatcacaaaaggctagtgtgaagttctttgtatgtgtgctgaggaacctgctttgaagtgtaagtggggctgtgcacagctccgccCCCCATCCTGCTGGGGTGCCCCATCCTGTCAACACCAAGTCACCGTTTTGTGTAAAtgtctaggaagaatacaaaaCGGTCAGCTGCCAACTAGTGTAACTGTCCTGGAGGACTACAAAAgggccagctgccaactacacctagtcacgtgACCCAAGATACAAGTTGCAGGCACCaagtggttagaacaagaaaatgacaaTCTACTAATCATGACTTAGAAATTCAACTTCAcaaaaattacaattctttagacaccaaacttgacaactCTCCCTGTTCCCAATTAAAAGTTATcccgtattaaatgtaataaggtaacccaatgttatcctatagaaaaGGTTGGCCTGAATGTGAGAGTTTTTCACTCCCAAGATACAtacaaattaaaagtacatgtctagcaTTATAATTGAAATGTTTAGGGCCTATCATATGGGAGacatatatgtactaaaaaggtagCTTTAGCCTTGGCcaaaggtgtattttgccaagTATAATtggaaatttaaaactgcacacaggctgcaatgggaggccagagacatgtttcaaATGAATGCTTAAATGGGTGAAACAATAAGGGATGCAGGCTCGCTGGTAGCATTAAGGATAACAGCCCTGGCATATGGTCTATCGCTTTACTGAGAACATAGAACTAAATTAAAGATGTCAATCAGGTTTAGGCTAATATtaggccaataaaaacaaattcagcaaaacaggaggggagaaagcAAAAGGTTTctgggaagaccaccataaggcttaCATATCTAACATGTGCCCACTCCAGCAGAAAGGAGGGAGAACTACCCAACATCCTGGGaggtggaagaacccagagagaccATCAGCCTTGTAGTGGTCTGACCCaaggtggtgttccaccgtaatgTTCATTctctatagggaaatggaccacttcagtAGTTTGAAATTTGCACCCCTCATTCGCATGAACCAgctgaagggcctgtggtctgtctgaactcggaaATGAGTTCCAAACAGGTGTGGTCTCAGATTATTCAGTGCCCCGACCACAGCAAAGGCTACTCTCTCAATAGCATTccccctctgttccctgggaagtaacctcctactgatgaaagcTGCAGGTTGGCCCAGGCCTTCCTCATTTAACTGCAATAGTACAACCCCTATCCCATACTCTCAAGCACCTGTCTGTGCTATAAATTCCTGAAAGATGTCATGGaccttgagtacaggtgctgtgcacatcacTTCTTTGAGAGTGCCACATGATTTCTGGCAGGCCTCTgttcagatcaccttcttgggctgcttcttagatGTCAGCTCAGTTAATTGGGCAGCAATTGAGCCATAGCCATTAGCAATCCTCCTATTatatccagtgaggcccaggaagacCCTCATTTCTGTCTGAGCTATTGGGATCCAAGCCCagaatagtctcaatcttggctGGGAGGGGCTGCACCTTTCCCCGACCCTCCCAGTGTCCCATATACACCATAGATCCCGGCAATGTCACCtgttggccttgatagtcaggccttccGGATGCAGGGCTTGAAGCACATCCTGAAGTGGTACTAGTGGTCTACCCAACTGCTGATGTGAACAGTAATGTCATGCAGGTAGGCAGCACAAAAGAACTCCTTTTCAGCCAGGACAATGTTTACCATCCTCAGGAAGGTGGCAGGGCCATTCTTTAATCCAGAGAGCATACCCCTCAATTGGAAGTGGtcctctggtgtagagaatgctaacCTCTTgtttgccccctcagtcaggccaatatGCCAGGACCCTGCTGTAAGATCAAAAgttctcaggaacttggcagctcccagctgtcaatgagctcatcagctcagaggatgGGATAAGAATCAGTCTTGGCCACTGAGTTGCACACTTCAGACATCACTTCTTTGGGGAATTCCActcaggtaaaaatccccatcagggccctaACTACTGCAGGAGCAGTCACAGACCTCAGGGGTACGGCATCTGAGTATCTGTTAGCATGGTCCAAATGTACCCAAGACTGGTTTGGTATTCTATGGCTGCCCCTGAACCTGAGGTGGTGCCTCTCAGATATCAGCCTAAACTTAGCAAGTAATATAACCTTCATAGGAGCATCTGATCCTCCATCTTAAGTGCCGGAAAGGTATCCCTCCCCACCAGGGGACTTCTGAGAACCTGTGCATTCTAAGGGATATTTCACAGACAGAAAACTATGTATCTATCTCTTCCTCCAACACACAGCTGGGCACAAGGTCTTAGGGTATAAAGACCATCACCTCTCCATAAGGCACTGGATGAATGCTGCCACTGTTGTTGCTAGATCTTGCTGCGTGCTTGGCTTTCAGGTCCAGTTCTTTACTTTGCTCCCATGAGCCATCCTCTTCTCCTCCACAGCCAGCTTCTCCACAACCATTGCCAACTGGGCTAGCTGCAGTCAACGGCTGAGCCCAGCAAGGGTCTGGCTTTGTTTCCTTGCAGATGGGGCTGCCATGCTAAAAAATACTCTGATGGACTTGATGGGTAAGGACCTCTagggcagtgttccccaacccccgggccgcggaccggtgccggtccgtggatcaatcggcaccgggccgccccactgtggcgggcggtaaatgtttgataaattttccgtggcccgcttgtcacacaatgggacaagcgggccacggaaaaattatcaaacatttaccgatccgcggcgataaaaaggttggacaacactgctctaGGGGATAAACTAACTACAAGTGAATTACTGTTCTGTCCATGTGAATTTAAAGTAGTGgggttttcatttattttttataggtGTTTTTCTTTACAGTGATTATAATTTGGCAGTTAAACAGAAGCGCAGAGGAGTGCTGTGAAGTGTAAAACTACTGTGATAGTTAATTGTCTAATATTTGCTGATGTTTGAATAAAGGCAATCTAAAGTGTGTCACTTCATTGTTATGATACTCGAAACTGTTAATTCTGTCTAGCATTATTATGTGTATAATGGCATATACGTCACACTAGTGTGACTCTAATGACACATGCGTGCATTGGTCAATTTATGAGAATAACTTGATAAGGAATAACAATGGAATTTATTTTATGTTGTTCCTAATTGGTGTACTTTTAGGATGTTGCTATATGCAAGTGTATGTATTGCTACCTGTTTTGTACAGcaaattattttaatatttgtgtccTACTAAAGTAATTAAGCGAAATTTGTATGTATATGTATTGATAGATTGAAACTGATTTTTGAGTAAGAAAGTATATTCTATCTCTAAAAAGGGTGAAACAAGAGTAGTGTATAAAGAGGTCAATCTTAAATAGTGTATCAGATTTGGTAGCACAAAGCATTAAGCAGACCAGGTGAGGTTCCATGAGGAACTGGGTTGTCTGAGAAAGTTTGAAACCACACTATATTAAAGCAGAATGCGGTACTGAACTTTTACAAAGTACACAATGCTCCGTTGGCTTTCCGAGGACAACAAAAAATGAAGTTGGATTGTTTGTGCAATGCTGTGGTTATTAAGCCCATTGAAGCCTCGGAATGGCTTAACCTTATTGTACTTGCCAAGAAGGTGAATGGCAGGATACAAATGTGTGTCAATGTGAGGGAGGGATCTGAAAAGTGGATTGCCATCCACTTTCCGAAATCAATGAAATGTTAATGAGTGTCATGAGTATAATTGAGGCAAAATGTTACATCTGGGGACCTATATGTCCAGCGCATACCACCAGCTACAGCTGCATGCTGAGCCCAAACACCTAACATAATTTATCACACCTGAAGGAGTGTTTCAATGTATATGCATGCCTTTCGGATTGGCATCAGCACACATTGTGTTCCAGAGGGTCATGCAGAGTGTGCTGAGTTGTCAACGTTTTattctttcaagatgacatattggtgtgaGGAAGTGACAAGAGAGACCATGATGCCAAGTTAGAGGAGGTATTGGTAAAGCTGGGCCAAGTAGGATAAATAATTGCTTAAGAAAGGTGCAAATTTGAGGCTAGTGAAGTGGGAAACATTGGACATACATTATCTtatgatggtattaaaccaaaggaaaaatcagttgAGGCaatagaaaaggcacctgctgtacaGGACAGGGAGCAATCAAGGTCGTTTTTAGGATAGTCAGAGTACTATTTCAAATTTGTTACTAATTTTGCAGAGAAGGTATATGTTCTGTGAgcgttgttgaagaaaggagtgtaaTATTTATGGCCAATGAATGCTAAGAAACCTTTGAGGTCGTGAAAAAATCTAGCAGTGAGGCAATAATATCAAAACCTTTTCACTCTACTGGCAAAACCATAGTGGTCACTGATGCTACTGCATACCGTTTGGGTGCTGTATTAATGCAGGAGTGtgaagggcatgaaagagctgtagCATTTGTATCCTATACTTTACAAAGAGCTGAATCCATTTACTCAACAATTGAGAAAGACGCCCTGGCGTGTAGGTGGGGTGCACAATAATTTTTGTACACATGTTTGGGGAAATCAATTTGAATCACGGACGGACCACAAAATGTTCATATACTTATTATCCACCAAGGGTGCTGGGAGGGCCACACCTTGTATAGCTAAGTGGTTGTACAGATTACAGAAAATCACTTTTGCAAAGCGCTATGTGCCAGGTAGTAAAACTTAAGTGTAGATTGTTTGTCAAGGCTACCATTGAAGGAGAGTGAGAATGTTGAAGATGAGGAATGGGTGGTGGTAATAAATGAGACATGCAAGGGAACTATGTGGGAGAATGAATGGAAACAAAAGTTGAGTGAAGATCAATGCATGAAATTAATTACGGAAAATTGGCAGAGTAATTTGGGAGTAAATAAGGACGTGAGAGAAAAATTGAGTAGTTACTTACCTGTATGGAGTGAACTCTCTGTACTGAATGGAATTGTCAAGAGGAGAGACAGATTATTGGTTCCAGGGTATTTGCTTGACCGATTGTTGGAATTGTTGCATGAAGGAGATGGAGGAATATCTGCAATGAGTGGTAAAGCACGTATTGACTTTTGGTGGCTGGGAATGGATTGAGATGTTGATAGATTTGTGAGGGATTATGTACCGTGTACTTGCAGTGACAAGTCTCATGCAGTCTCCGAAAGCCCTATTGTCTCTACCGCTTTTCCCCAGTGAGCCCAGGAAATATTAGCCATTATTATCTGTGGGACGGTTTGATTGTTTAGGACAGAAAAATAGATATGCTTTAGTATTGCTAGATTATTTTTCTAAGTGGCAACAATCATGAGATATATCAAAGCTACCTATGTAGTCTCTTTATGTGAGGACATTTTCAGGAAGAAGGGTTGTCCAGAAACCTTGGTATCAGATAACGGAGAGCAATTTACATTAACAGAGTTCACAAACTTTTTAAGGATGGAAGGTATAAAACATTATCAAACAGCTAGATATCATGCCAGGGTAAATGGCTTAGTGGAGAGGTTTAACCATGTCTTGAGTAAATGTGTACTATTGGCATTATGCACAGGTTTGGagtagaaaaaggaaataaaaactaTGATGTGGGATTATAGAACTACACTACACTCAGTCATGAAAGAAACAACATCTTTCCTATTGAAATGAAGAGTAGCATGGATGGAGAGGACAGCTAAAGATAAAGTAGATTCTGAGTTATTGGAAAAGAAGGTCAATAATTATCAAGCCCAATATGTGCAAAAGCATAATTCAGGGTGATAAAGTCACAGGACTTCAAGAAAGGAGAGTGGGTTAGAATATATATGGAAGGTCATAAAAAGGGTTATTCCAAGTGCTCATACCCTTAACAAATCAGTGATGTTAAAGGATATACATTTTTGTTAAAGGGAAAATGGTGGAATATGAGGAAGTTGGTCAAGTGTCATGCTGATGAATCTGAGAAATGGAAGGGGGACAGTTTAACTAATAGTGGACATCTATTGAATTCTAATCTTGATGTTACCAGAAATGTTTCTCCACAGTTCAGGAGACCTACAAAACATCTGAAAGATTATGTATGCACCTAATAATAATATATGATTTTGcgttatttcattaacatgcatcgATATCAATCTAGAAAATTAGTATTCATTTGACTAATTATCATTCTTTTTGGTTGTTTCCATTCTGTTCATGTACATTGAGGATGCTCATTGTTACTAGTTTATTATGTATGGTTATCCATTTCCAGTTATCTTAttgtttctttttgaaaataaggcagatatgttgtaatatgtgagtacTATTGATGTCGCTTGATGATTGTTGCCATGTGACTCAATATAGAACTATGCAAATTCTGGAATGTTGCTTAGAGCAGCTGGTCCTGCCACGGGTTGCATCTCATGTACAAAGCTCAATAAAATCTTGTCTTCTCATCACCTGTAAGGAGTCTAACTTCTGAAAACTAACCATTCATTATGTGACAAAATGAATCccctcattttgttaatttctacATGAAATGTAAGTAGTTTTACAGCTaatattccatcaagatggtgttcagatgtactacacttttgtcataaattaaGGGTATTAGTACTCTAGTTGGAGTACTGTGATGAAGCTACAATAGAACACAGAGgagtcaactgacaggctgctgctgctgctgtaagTATGTTATACTCAGTATGTGAGACTTTATTCTCACATCCCTAAGGACGATAGGGTGAACTTATGGAAAATGTCACCTCATTTTAGCTTTAGAGTACCTTCCATAACCTTTGTGGGAGACtatattatataaatataataGTTTTAATGAGTTTTAAACTTTTGGCATTTCTCTTTTACTTATGTTTATAAttatttgtgttatatattttgtaaaaatcAATTCAAAGTTATTGCCCTACATCAGGTCATTACAGTCTGATACCTCACCTCCCGACAAATATGATCCTTATGCAAAATGAGGGTTCATAGTGATAAGTTCAATTAAAAAGTCAAAGCCTGACAGCATACGGTTTTTAGCACCTGTTTGCCTAACACCACCCGATAACCAAATAATCACACATGATACTTCTGCCTACTACCAAACCTATACTGCATACAGTATAGCATTATAGCCTGCCAATGAGGGCTATACagactattaaaggcccgctccagcgtaaAAGGCTTCAGCCGAAGACAAggccctttaacaagggagcaggactttaatgcttAGCCCACCtaaggagggctataaggctattagaacattgtgCCACTAGAGGGGAGAATGTTCTAATAATTAAAACAAAGGCCTGGTGGACTCCAGGAGATTTAAATCCCCTCGAGCTCTGGGAGGCCTTTgtttacagcaacagctgtgaacaaaaacattggaatgttgaagctctggtgcttataccagccattagaagcctggaacACTCcaatgtcttcaatggagctcccaagtttccaatgttctaataatagtTAGTGTCAGCTCAGACAAACTCGGCATTCCATAGAGGGAAACACTGAAAGACTTACTCAAGACTGGAACATTTGATTAGACCTGGTAAAAGTTCTCTGAGGTCTTCTGGCTTCATTGTGTAGAAGGACATAACAAACCTCAGAACTCCAGGGGAATTCTTTAGACAGAATGTCAGGGctctgaaatccatggcagtcataTCTCCCTCCAGTATTAAGTTCTTCAACTCTATGTCTTCCAGGTACTCCAGTGCACCTCTCACAAACTCCTCATCTTGAGTCTCAAACAAGCACTGAAGCAGATCGAGATGCTGATCGACAATCTTTCTGCCCCTCTCTTTGACTGTGTCTCGAACCCACTGTTGTAAAGCTGGTTTTACGTTTGGTAAAATCTTCCATTTCAACTTCTCCTTCATGTGGCACAGTCGCTCCTGGTTAAGGAGGCCAAAGAGAAAGCGCACAGTCAACATCAAGTGACTTTGTTTCTGTTTCATATAGGCTTCCATTAAATCTATCACATTCTGCGGAGGATGACCAGCATCTTTGGCAGCTTCATCATCTTCTCCAAGGACATAGAAGACTGCTGCAAAAAACTCTTGGAAGCtgaggtgaacaaagctgtaatatatCTCACACTCTGTATCTTTTCGAAAAATGTCATTCTTTAAAAAAAGAGACATGACTTCAGTTATGTCAAGGCCATGTTTAATTAGGTCACTTTCCTCAAACAGAATTTTCTGCTCCCATACTCCTTCCTTTGCTAAGCAGCACAGCTTCTTCAGATTGCTGTTAATACCAACTTGCTCAGAATGACTGTCCTGTTGCTTTAATAAATTGGAGAGAAAAGACATATAGACTAATGTAATTGTTCTTAAAGCATACACAATACTTTCCTTGTTCTCAATGTGTGGTTTTGTGACAGTACAGACAATCCAGCATATGATGGGGATGTAACACATAGTAAAGAGGATGTCATGCTCTGCTACTGCATTGAAGGCCTCTGTCCCTTCCATTTCATTTGCAAAGAACTTTAAGAAATATTCCTTCCTGTCCTCTTTGGAAAATCCAAGAATTTCTGCAAAGCGTGGAAACTTCACAAGTGCACCTAGGGTTTCTAAAGCAGTCGGTCTTGTGGTAATTATTAGGAATGACTTGGGAAGAACTGTTTTACTTATTAAACGAATTAATATGCCATCCATGGGCATCATCCCACAGCAGGAACCACTCACTGCTGGTCCACTGGCCAGCTTAAGCTCATCAAAACCATCAACCACAAAGAGCACCTTTTCAGGATTGGCCAACATGCTGCTAATTGACAAAGTAATTCCAGGATTGCAGTGTGAGAGGAGGTCCTCTATAGAAAGCTGCAGAGGGAGGTGTCTAAGTGTTCTGCAGGGTATGTAAAACAGAAATTCAAAT includes these proteins:
- the LOC138295319 gene encoding NACHT, LRR and PYD domains-containing protein 3-like, which produces MMEEKNSRMGEYVNFRKRYTQLLIMKRHCDQEERKHEIMLSGEKHLELLNQRAACAFTNLEALFHPDEDGHIPRTVVIQGVAGIGKTMTVRMIMLDWASRKLFQDKFEFLFYIPCRTLRHLPLQLSIEDLLSHCNPGITLSISSMLANPEKVLFVVDGFDELKLASGPAVSGSCCGMMPMDGILIRLISKTVLPKSFLIITTRPTALETLGALVKFPRFAEILGFSKEDRKEYFLKFFANEMEGTEAFNAVAEHDILFTMCYIPIICWIVCTVTKPHIENKESIVYALRTITLVYMSFLSNLLKQQDSHSEQVGINSNLKKLCCLAKEGVWEQKILFEESDLIKHGLDITEVMSLFLKNDIFRKDTECEIYYSFVHLSFQEFFAAVFYVLGEDDEAAKDAGHPPQNVIDLMEAYMKQKQSHLMLTVRFLFGLLNQERLCHMKEKLKWKILPNVKPALQQWVRDTVKERGRKIVDQHLDLLQCLFETQDEEFVRGALEYLEDIELKNLILEGDMTAMDFRALTFCLKNSPGVLRFVMSFYTMKPEDLRELLPGLIKCSSLELEHCSLTSTCCAQLASFLKANTFLKELNLSFNGFGDNGVRELCEGLKHNLQTLEMMDCDLTDSCCVDIATVLRTNTSLKMLNLSFNGLKDSGVRLLCDGLKHLSCKTQRLMLGHCSLTGSCCAGLSSVLQSTVSLTDLELDHNLLKDSGIRELCVGLQHSGCRIRTLVIDHCSLTGSCCKDIAAVLKTKKTLKELNLSHNRLKDSGVLHLCEGLKHPACKIQRLFLRRTEVTDDSVQVLCSVLSKNASLQVLDLFWNDVTQRSAPSLNKLQSARAGLDLRVLFKDSGHQEEERVMERKACTLL